In one Cercospora beticola chromosome 1, complete sequence genomic region, the following are encoded:
- the GEL1 gene encoding beta-glucanosyltransferase (CAZy:GH72) — protein sequence MKGAAALVAASAAIANAAAAPNNVAARASKIQPVTVKGNAFFAGDQRFYIRGIDYQPGGSSQAEDPIADTDTCQRDIAEFKKLGINTIRVYTVDNTANHDDCMSALADAGIYLALDVNSPKYSINRDKPAQSYNPTYLQSVFATIDAFQKYDNTLLFFSGNEVINADNNTNCAPYIKAVTRDMKQYIGSMGYRSIPVGYSAADVESNRFEMAQYMNCGTDDQRSDFFAFNDYSWCDPSSFTTSGWDQKVKQYADYSIPLFLSEYGCITNKRQFQEVASLYGDDMTAVYSGGLVYEYSEEGSGYGLVKIDGNSVTEKDDFQALADAFEKTKPPSGDGGYKSNGSPSQCPSQSDTWEVTDFSGEELPAIPSGAEKYMKDGAGKGPGLTGPGSQDAGGASTSTASPGSGSVTATSKAGATSSGAAAGSLVMGEIGFAPFICTGVVMMCSLLGAGLFV from the exons ATGAAGGGAGCCGCCGCATTGGTAGCGGCTTCGGCTGCGATCgcaaatgctgctgctgcaccgaACAATGTCGCAGCCCGAGCATCAAAGATCCAGCCGGTGACTGTCAAGGGCAATG CATTCTTCGCCGGCGACCAGCGATTCTACATTCGCGGAATCGACTATCAGCCGGGAGGTTCCTCACAGGCTGAGGACCCAATCGCAGATACCGACACTTGCCAGAGAGACATTGCTGA GTTCAAGAAGTTGGGCATCAACACTATCCGTGTGTACACGGTGGACAACACTGCAAACCACGACGACTGCATGAGCGCACTGGCAGATGCTGGCATCTATCTTGCGCTCGACGTCAACTCTCCAAAATACTCAATCAACCGCGACAAGCCGGCACAATCATACAACCCAACATACTTGCAGTCCGTATTTGCCACGATCGATGCTTTCCAGAAGTACGACAACACacttcttttcttctccGGAAACGAGGTGATCAATGCAGACAACAACACCAATTGCGCGCCTTACATCAAGGCCGTCACTCGCGACATGAAGCAATACATTGGCAGCATGGGGTACCGCAGCATTCCAGTCGGCTACTCCGCCGCTGACGTCGAGAGCAACCGATTCGAGATGGCTCAATACATGAACTGCGGTACCGATGACCAGCGCAGTGACTTCTTCGCATTCAACGATTACTCTTGGTGTGACCCATCTTCCTTCACAACCTCTGGATGGGACCAGAAGGTGAAGCAGTATGCCGACTACAGCATTCCACTTTT CCTGAGTGAGTACGGATGCATCACCAACAAGAGACAGTTCCAAGAAGTTGCCTCTCTGTACGGTGACGACATGACCGCTGTTTACTCTGGTGGCCTCGTCTACGAGTATTCTGAGGAAGGTAGCGGATACGGCCTTGTCAAGATCGATGGCAACTCTGTCACCGAAAAGGACGACTTCCAGGCTCTCGCCGATGCTTTCGAGAAGACCAAGCCACCGAGTGGCGATGGCGGCTACAAGTCGAACGGTAGCCCATCGCAATGCCCATCTCAGAGCGACACTTGGGAGGTCACCGATTTCTCTGGCGAGGAATTGCCAGCCATTCCATCGGGTGCTGAGAAGTACATGAAGGATGGTGCCGGAAAGGGCCCAGGTCTCACCGGTCCAGGCTCTCAGGACGCTGGCGGTGCTTCTACCAGCACTGCCTCTCCAGGCTCTGGCAGCGTCACTGCAACCTCTAAGGCCGGTGCTACATCTTctggcgctgctgcaggatcTCTGGTCATGGGTGAGATTGGCTTTGCGCCTTTCATCTGCACCGGTGTGGTCATGATGTGCTCGCTTTTGGGAGCCGGTCTTTTCGTCTGA
- a CDS encoding uncharacterized protein (MEROPS:MER0093133), whose protein sequence is MAPFSALFSLALAVVSSVNAIDVRLGADLRSEHIHKAPALSKRATPEGLSAKYPAHNFSVPIDHFHNETKYEPHSNGTFPLRYWFDASYYKPGGPVIILQSGETSGVGRLPFLQKGILHQLAKATNGIGVVLEHRYYGTSWPVPNLSTKNFRFLTTAQALADEAYFASNIQFPGLEKYGDLTAKTTPYISYGGSYAGAFSALLRVIYPDVFWGSISSSGVTKAIWDYWHYYVPIAENGPPGCIEAHRKLVSFVDGIIYYKNDTELSGQLKSVFGMEGFGPDNAFAQAVTVNPLGAWQALNWDPAVSSNAFYKYCDNITSTKVLYPETEKRRPALETLIKASGSTANPTSLLNIIGHFNATQLQDQRDSNETLQSYFDSSHNETYNAQTSLPLAEWKSWPYQYCTEWGYLQTGNTPPEYGPPLVSRTIDTEYLSLVCKYGFNITKPANVDIINQYGGYDLSYPRLAIVDGAWDPWYPATPHAFEFGAKNRSSTASEPLIFISEAVHHWDENGLLPNETTAELPPSRIVKTQRYLVEAVESWMLEWELAKHSWHQEV, encoded by the exons ATGGCGCCCTTTTCTGCTCTGTTCTCCCTGGCACTGGCTGTTGTCTCAAGCGTGAATGCAATTGATGTTCGCCTGGGTGCAGACTTGAGGTCTGAACATATCCACAAG GCTCCAGCTCTATCTAAGCGTGCGACACCCGAAGGACTGTCCGCCAAGTACCCAGCACACAACTTCTCTGTTCCTATAGATCATTTCCACAACGAGACAAAGTACGAGCCACACAGCAACGGCACGTTCCCACTTCGATACTGGTTCGATGCTTCCTACTACAAGCCTGGTGGCCCAGTGATTATCCTTCAATCAGGCGAAACCAGCGGAGTGGGCAGACTCCCCTTTCTGCAGAAAGGCATTCTGCACCAGCTAGCCAAAGCTACAAACGGCATTGGCGTTGTGCTGGAGCATCGCTACTACGGCACATCGTGGCCTGTGCCAAACCTCTCGACCAAGAACTTCAGATTCTTGACCACAGCACAAGCGCTGGCCGATGAAGCATACTTCGCGTCAAACATTCAGTTCCCTGGTCTTGAGAAGTATGGCGACCTCACGGCGAAGACTACACCCTATATCTCCTATGGCGGCTCATATGCCGGGGCTTTCAGTGCTCTGCTGCGAGTGATCTATCCGGATGTGTTCTGGGGCTCTATATCGAGTTCTGGCGTAACCAAAGCCATCTGGGATTACTGGCATTACTACGTACCCATTGCAGAGAATGGCCCGCCAGGTTGCATCGAAGCTCATCGCAAGCTTGTCAGCTTTGTAGACGGCATCATCTATTACAAGAATGATACTGAACTGTCTGGACAGCTGAAAAGCGTCTTCGGAATGGAAGGCTTTGGACCCGATAATGCCTTTGCTCAAGCTGTGACAGTGAATCCTCTGGGTGCCTGGCAAGCACTGAACTGGGACCCTGCCGTCTCAAGTAACGCTTTCTACAAGTACTGCGACAACATAACCTCCACCAAAGTCCTCTACCCAGAAACCGAAAAAAGACGACCCGCCTTAGAGACCTTAATCAAAGCATCCGGAAGTACAGCAAACCCAACCTCACTCCTAAACATAATAGGCCACTTCAACGCAACCCAACTCCAAGACCAACGAGACTCCAACGAAACCCTCCAATCATACTTCGACTCCAGCCACAACGAAACCTACAACGCCCAAACCTCCCTCCCCCTCGCCGAATGGAAAAGCTGGCCATACCAATACTGCACAGAATGGGGCTACCTCCAAACAGGCAACACCCCACCCGAATACGGTCCACCCCTCGTCTCCCGCACAATCGACACAGAATACCTATCTCTAGTCTGTAAATACGGTTTCAACATCACCAAACCCGCAAACGTCGACATCATAAACCAATACGGCGGCTACGATCTCTCATATCCACGCCTCGCGATCGTAGACGGAGCATGGGATCCTTGGTACCCAGCTACACCCCACGCCTTTGAATTCGGAGCGAAGAATCGGAGTAGTACAGCTTCAGAACCTCTTATTTTTATTTCCGAGGCCGTTCATCATTG GGACGAAAACGGCCTTCTACCAAACGAAACGACAGCCGAGCTCCCACCCTCCAGAATCGTCAAGACGCAGAGATATCTAGTGGAAGCGGTAGAGTCGTGGATGCTTGAATGGGAACTTGCGAAGCACTCGTGGCATCAGGAAGTTTAG